A genomic stretch from Desulfotignum balticum DSM 7044 includes:
- a CDS encoding GNAT family N-acetyltransferase, translating into MSGIQHVLYQDPAHCRKLWESLWPGRVLFDLWPVRWCFHKAFDRPLAFHVAEQAGRPVGLLALCRNDDAGTFVQFPGETWQGRTWLEQNRIIAQSPEILETLLDAVPGPVDLRYIKYRTGMNPTGLLAPDETRYLFFPASFGFDFHTYWQSIPGKTRKKLNADIRKLEARDVCISQGTLSDMAQLFQMNVAAFGQDAYFHDARFLRSFELLAEFFNKMGLLRMTCVHIAGKLAAVDMGAVWKDTYTLLAGGTHPEFPGVAKLINRHHLQWACTRHLKYVDFLCGDFNWKQRFRLTSVPLYQITTHTMLQESGIHADHGHIRCA; encoded by the coding sequence ATGAGCGGCATACAACATGTCCTGTACCAGGACCCGGCCCATTGCAGGAAATTATGGGAAAGCCTGTGGCCCGGACGGGTTCTGTTCGATCTGTGGCCGGTCAGGTGGTGCTTTCACAAAGCTTTTGACCGGCCCCTGGCGTTTCATGTGGCTGAACAGGCCGGCCGGCCCGTGGGTCTGCTGGCCTTATGCAGAAATGATGATGCCGGCACGTTTGTCCAGTTTCCCGGAGAAACCTGGCAGGGCCGGACCTGGCTTGAGCAGAACCGGATTATCGCGCAATCTCCGGAAATCCTGGAAACGCTTCTGGATGCCGTGCCGGGGCCCGTGGATCTGCGGTACATCAAATACCGGACCGGTATGAATCCGACGGGCCTGCTGGCTCCGGACGAAACCCGGTATCTGTTTTTTCCCGCGTCTTTTGGATTTGACTTTCATACCTACTGGCAGTCCATACCCGGTAAAACCCGGAAAAAACTGAATGCAGATATCCGCAAACTGGAAGCCAGGGATGTCTGCATCTCCCAAGGCACCCTGTCGGATATGGCCCAGCTGTTTCAAATGAATGTGGCGGCATTCGGGCAGGATGCCTATTTTCACGATGCCCGGTTTCTTCGTTCATTTGAACTGCTGGCGGAATTTTTCAACAAAATGGGACTGCTTCGCATGACTTGTGTGCACATCGCAGGCAAACTGGCGGCCGTGGACATGGGGGCCGTGTGGAAAGACACCTATACGCTTTTGGCCGGCGGCACCCATCCGGAATTTCCCGGTGTTGCCAAGCTCATCAACCGGCATCATCTGCAATGGGCGTGCACCCGACACCTGAAATACGTGGATTTTCTGTGCGGGGATTTCAACTGGAAACAGCGGTTCCGGCTGACGTCTGTTCCCCTGTACCAGATTACCACCCATACCATGCTTCAGGAGTCCGGCATTCATGCAGACCACGGACACATCCGCTGTGCATAA